A genomic region of Dunckerocampus dactyliophorus isolate RoL2022-P2 chromosome 8, RoL_Ddac_1.1, whole genome shotgun sequence contains the following coding sequences:
- the ikbke gene encoding inhibitor of nuclear factor kappa-B kinase subunit epsilon isoform X2, whose protein sequence is MTASTPSYLWSLQDVLGQGATAYVFKARNKRTGELVAVKVFNMASYNRTHEVQMREFDMLRKLSHRNIVRLYAVEELPTKQKVLVMEYCSGGSLLSLLEEPENAFGLPETEFLNVLQCVVQGMNHLRENGVVHRDIKPGNIMRQTGDDGRSVYKLTDFGAARELEDDEKFVSIYGTEEYLHPDMYERAVLRKPHQKSYGVSVDLWSVGVTFYHAATGSLPFVPYRGPRRDKQTMYKITTEKPAGAISGIQQVENGPIEWSSHLPHSCQLSEGLRMHLVPVLAGILEADQERCWGFDQFFTATTDILQRQPVHLFALQQAMAHCVYIHHYNTVSVFFEEVASQTGIDVPHQQLLYLGHELPLEGNMKVVNLPNTTRDRPLILVSHRPETDCNLPFREPEIPIIPSKFDVKADYNFSKVIVGVVHQYLRIVQLLHSHRELLLEGYYCYMMRLCTECGEAMQSIAKISIRLKSCLNVQHRIITLGHRTFENMDAADKNDRLQQVNEHLPMYAAGIQDFQNRLERLQIEQAKLAEAQASENRCQRMQMLLQKIMSIHQLYHKDKHPGKLPYNDEQIHKFEKIHLCSYIKQVKSLFRDDCVQRYKELVVTTRTWSSLLLEMQIHLRYFRSFSTGLLADLEITEQHQNKILDRMLVTLQTSKAGQKQQEVSPRDKDEMVSRMYHLKEEMEILVRELQCNNAIIESLGAVNSASAVDPSLSRPATL, encoded by the exons ATGACAGCCAGCACCCCCAGCTACCTGTGGTCCTTACAGGATGTCCTGGGTCAAGGGGCAACTGCCTATGTCTTCAAGGCTCGAAATAAG AGGACGGGCGAGTTAGTAGCCGTCAAGGTGTTCAACATGGCGAGCTACAACCGCACTCACGAGGTCCAGATGAGGGAGTTTGACATGCTCCGGAAGCTCAGCCACAGGAACATCGTCAGGCTTTACGCTGTGGAGGAG TTGCCCACCAAACAGAAGGTGCTCGTGATGGAATATTGCTCTGGAGGAAGTTTGCTCAGTTTGCTTGAGGAGCCAGAAAATGCCTTTGGCCTGCCTGAGACCGAGTTTCTCAACGTGTTGCAGTGTGTTG TGCAGGGAATGAACCACCTACGAGAGAACGGTGTGGTACACCGGGATATTAAACCAGGCAACATTATGCGTCAGACAGGAGATGACGGCAGGTCTGTCTATAAGCTGACGGACTTTGGAGCAGCGCGAGAGTTGGAGGATGACGAGAAATTTGTGTCCATCTATGGCACTGAAGAATATCTG CACCCAGACATGTATGAGCGTGCGGTGCTCCGTAAGCCTCACCAGAAGTCCTATGGCGTGAGCGTGGACCTGTGGAGCGTGGGTGTAACATTTTACCACGCTGCCACGGGGAGTCTCCCCTTTGTACCGTACAGAGGGCCCCGTAGGGACAAGCAAACCAT GTACAAAATCACCACAGAGAAACCTGCAGGGGCCATTTCTGGAATACAGCAGGTTGAGAATGGACCAATAGAGTGGAGTTCACATCTACCCCACAGCTGCCAACTGTCAGA AGGTCTCAGGATGCATCTTGTTCCTGTACTTGCTGGTATACTTGAGGCGGATCAGGAGAGATGTTGGGGCTTTGACCAGTTCTTCACTGCCACGACTGACATACTACAGCGGCAGCCAGTGCACCTCTTTGCTCTCCAGCAGGCTATGGCGCACTGCGTCTACATACACCATTACAACAC GGTGTCTGTCTTCTTTGAGGAGGTGGCATCGCAGACTGGGATTGATGTCCCACACCAACAACTGCTCTACTTGGGTCATGAACTCCCACTCGAGGGCAACATGAAAGTGGTCAACCTCCCTAACACGACACGTGACCGGCCCCTCATCCTGGTCAGTCACAGGCCAGAAACAGACTGCAACCTGCCCTTCAGAGAAC cagaGATTCCAATCATCCCTTCCAAGTTTGATGTCAAGGCAGACTACAACTTCTCCAAG GTCATAGTGGGAGTGGTACACCAGTATCTCAGGATAGTACAGCTGCTGCACTCACACAGAGAGCTTCTGCTGGAAGGATATTACTGTTACAT GATGAGGTTGTGCACGGAATGTGGAGAAGCTATGCAGAGTATTGCAAAGATCAGCATTAGACTGAAGTCCTGCCTCAATGTGCAACACAGGATCATCACCCT AGGTCATCGGACTTTCGAAAACATGGATGCAGCTGATAAGAATGACAGGTTGCAGCAG GTCAATGAGCACCTGCCTATGTACGCTGCAGGCATCCAGGATTTTCAAAACCGCCTGGAGCGTTTACAGATAGAGCAGGCCAAGCTAGCAGAAGCCCAGGCCAGTGAGAACAG GTGTCAGAGAATGCAGATGCTCCTCCAGAAGATTATGTCGATTCATCAACTTTACCATAAAGACAAACACCCGGGCA AGTTGCCATATAATGATGAACAAATACATAAGTTTGAGAA AATCCACCTGTGCTCGTACATCAAGCAAGTGAAATCTCTCTTCAGAGATGACTGTGTGCAAAGATACAAGGAGCTCGTGGTCACCACCAGGACATGGAGCAG TCTTTTACTAGAAATGCAGATCCATCTGCGGTACTTCAGGTCCTTCTCCACGGGCTTGTTGGCTGACCTGGAGATCACTGAGCAGCACCAGAACAAA ATTCTGGACAGGATGTTGGTCACACTGCAGACGAGTAAAGCAGGACAGAAGCAGCAGGAGGTATCACCCAGGGACAAGGATGAAATGGTGTCcag GATGTACCACCTTAAGGAAGAAATGGAAATTCTTGTCCGGGAACTGCAGTGTAACAACGCCATTATTGAGAG TCTCGGGGCAGTGAACTCTGCATCAGCTGTAGACCCGAGCTTGTCCCGGCCTGCTACACTGTGA
- the ikbke gene encoding inhibitor of nuclear factor kappa-B kinase subunit epsilon isoform X1, whose protein sequence is MTASTPSYLWSLQDVLGQGATAYVFKARNKRTGELVAVKVFNMASYNRTHEVQMREFDMLRKLSHRNIVRLYAVEELPTKQKVLVMEYCSGGSLLSLLEEPENAFGLPETEFLNVLQCVVQGMNHLRENGVVHRDIKPGNIMRQTGDDGRSVYKLTDFGAARELEDDEKFVSIYGTEEYLHPDMYERAVLRKPHQKSYGVSVDLWSVGVTFYHAATGSLPFVPYRGPRRDKQTMYKITTEKPAGAISGIQQVENGPIEWSSHLPHSCQLSEGLRMHLVPVLAGILEADQERCWGFDQFFTATTDILQRQPVHLFALQQAMAHCVYIHHYNTVSVFFEEVASQTGIDVPHQQLLYLGHELPLEGNMKVVNLPNTTRDRPLILVSHRPETDCNLPFREPEIPIIPSKFDVKADYNFSKVIVGVVHQYLRIVQLLHSHRELLLEGYYCYMMRLCTECGEAMQSIAKISIRLKSCLNVQHRIITLSNFCYVLRGHRTFENMDAADKNDRLQQVNEHLPMYAAGIQDFQNRLERLQIEQAKLAEAQASENRCQRMQMLLQKIMSIHQLYHKDKHPGKLPYNDEQIHKFEKIHLCSYIKQVKSLFRDDCVQRYKELVVTTRTWSSLLLEMQIHLRYFRSFSTGLLADLEITEQHQNKILDRMLVTLQTSKAGQKQQEVSPRDKDEMVSRMYHLKEEMEILVRELQCNNAIIESLGAVNSASAVDPSLSRPATL, encoded by the exons ATGACAGCCAGCACCCCCAGCTACCTGTGGTCCTTACAGGATGTCCTGGGTCAAGGGGCAACTGCCTATGTCTTCAAGGCTCGAAATAAG AGGACGGGCGAGTTAGTAGCCGTCAAGGTGTTCAACATGGCGAGCTACAACCGCACTCACGAGGTCCAGATGAGGGAGTTTGACATGCTCCGGAAGCTCAGCCACAGGAACATCGTCAGGCTTTACGCTGTGGAGGAG TTGCCCACCAAACAGAAGGTGCTCGTGATGGAATATTGCTCTGGAGGAAGTTTGCTCAGTTTGCTTGAGGAGCCAGAAAATGCCTTTGGCCTGCCTGAGACCGAGTTTCTCAACGTGTTGCAGTGTGTTG TGCAGGGAATGAACCACCTACGAGAGAACGGTGTGGTACACCGGGATATTAAACCAGGCAACATTATGCGTCAGACAGGAGATGACGGCAGGTCTGTCTATAAGCTGACGGACTTTGGAGCAGCGCGAGAGTTGGAGGATGACGAGAAATTTGTGTCCATCTATGGCACTGAAGAATATCTG CACCCAGACATGTATGAGCGTGCGGTGCTCCGTAAGCCTCACCAGAAGTCCTATGGCGTGAGCGTGGACCTGTGGAGCGTGGGTGTAACATTTTACCACGCTGCCACGGGGAGTCTCCCCTTTGTACCGTACAGAGGGCCCCGTAGGGACAAGCAAACCAT GTACAAAATCACCACAGAGAAACCTGCAGGGGCCATTTCTGGAATACAGCAGGTTGAGAATGGACCAATAGAGTGGAGTTCACATCTACCCCACAGCTGCCAACTGTCAGA AGGTCTCAGGATGCATCTTGTTCCTGTACTTGCTGGTATACTTGAGGCGGATCAGGAGAGATGTTGGGGCTTTGACCAGTTCTTCACTGCCACGACTGACATACTACAGCGGCAGCCAGTGCACCTCTTTGCTCTCCAGCAGGCTATGGCGCACTGCGTCTACATACACCATTACAACAC GGTGTCTGTCTTCTTTGAGGAGGTGGCATCGCAGACTGGGATTGATGTCCCACACCAACAACTGCTCTACTTGGGTCATGAACTCCCACTCGAGGGCAACATGAAAGTGGTCAACCTCCCTAACACGACACGTGACCGGCCCCTCATCCTGGTCAGTCACAGGCCAGAAACAGACTGCAACCTGCCCTTCAGAGAAC cagaGATTCCAATCATCCCTTCCAAGTTTGATGTCAAGGCAGACTACAACTTCTCCAAG GTCATAGTGGGAGTGGTACACCAGTATCTCAGGATAGTACAGCTGCTGCACTCACACAGAGAGCTTCTGCTGGAAGGATATTACTGTTACAT GATGAGGTTGTGCACGGAATGTGGAGAAGCTATGCAGAGTATTGCAAAGATCAGCATTAGACTGAAGTCCTGCCTCAATGTGCAACACAGGATCATCACCCT TTCCAATTTTTGTTATGTGTTAAGAGGTCATCGGACTTTCGAAAACATGGATGCAGCTGATAAGAATGACAGGTTGCAGCAG GTCAATGAGCACCTGCCTATGTACGCTGCAGGCATCCAGGATTTTCAAAACCGCCTGGAGCGTTTACAGATAGAGCAGGCCAAGCTAGCAGAAGCCCAGGCCAGTGAGAACAG GTGTCAGAGAATGCAGATGCTCCTCCAGAAGATTATGTCGATTCATCAACTTTACCATAAAGACAAACACCCGGGCA AGTTGCCATATAATGATGAACAAATACATAAGTTTGAGAA AATCCACCTGTGCTCGTACATCAAGCAAGTGAAATCTCTCTTCAGAGATGACTGTGTGCAAAGATACAAGGAGCTCGTGGTCACCACCAGGACATGGAGCAG TCTTTTACTAGAAATGCAGATCCATCTGCGGTACTTCAGGTCCTTCTCCACGGGCTTGTTGGCTGACCTGGAGATCACTGAGCAGCACCAGAACAAA ATTCTGGACAGGATGTTGGTCACACTGCAGACGAGTAAAGCAGGACAGAAGCAGCAGGAGGTATCACCCAGGGACAAGGATGAAATGGTGTCcag GATGTACCACCTTAAGGAAGAAATGGAAATTCTTGTCCGGGAACTGCAGTGTAACAACGCCATTATTGAGAG TCTCGGGGCAGTGAACTCTGCATCAGCTGTAGACCCGAGCTTGTCCCGGCCTGCTACACTGTGA